One Helianthus annuus cultivar XRQ/B chromosome 7, HanXRQr2.0-SUNRISE, whole genome shotgun sequence genomic region harbors:
- the LOC118480270 gene encoding uncharacterized protein LOC118480270: MACKPPIYNGEVDSIICQRWLSDMEGVFERTHCDTDDYVAYGTGQLRGQAKDWWDNKKKEIGSEAAKAMTWDEFKTPFLKHHSPKVVINKIKEEFMQLRHKGESIDKITGTFMDKMKEFMTPSKYETLTEIINVAREREIELKKQIERGERRAQVVNPSPTKNARTTESSKKQEGKGGSSNCKICGKGHKGECRFKDKPYPICGKTGHTAALCPGKVSVCYKCYQPGHKKSECPELTGKKEGNDTSTETPRAKARSFQLTAAKAKREPDVVSGKESGTSSRHARGDTRGKRCALKWRSSLDHQTGQIKVWNWVWPVNKVMVFTM; the protein is encoded by the exons ATGGCGTGCAAACCGCCAATTTACAATGGGGAGGTTGACTCGATAATATGCCAACGGTGGCTAAGTGATATGGAGGGAGTATTCGAAAGGACCCATTGCGATACGgatgactacgtagcttatggcACGGGTCAGTTAAGGGGTCaggcgaaagattggtgggataacaagaagaaAGAGATCGGAAGTGAAGCGGCTAAGGCTATGACATGGGACGAGTTTAAGACGCCATTTCTTAAACATCATAGTCCCAAGGTAGTCATTAACAAAATCAAGGAAGAATTCATGCAGCTTCGACACAAGGGTGAATCCATCGATAAGATCACAGGAACATTCATGGATAAAATGAA ggagtttatgactccttcaaaGTATGAGACTCTCACCGAGATTATAAACGTTGCTCGGGAACGGGAGATAGAGTTGAAAAAACAGATTGAAAGAGGCGAAAGAAGGGCGCAGGTAGTCAATCCAAGCCCGACAAAAAACGCGCGCACAACAGAATCCTCAAagaaacaagaagggaaaggcgGGTCATCAAACTGCAAGATATGCGGGAAAGGGCACAAAGGTGAGTGCCGGTTTAAGGACAAACCGTATCCTATCTGTGGGAAAACAGGGCACACTGCTGCGTTGTGCCCGGGGAAAGTATCAGTATGTTATAAATGTTATCAGCCGGGTCACAAGAAGTCTGAGTGCCCGGAGTTGACTGGAAAGAAGGAAGGCAATGATACGTCTACTGAGACACCAAGAGCAAAAGCCAGATCTTTCCAATTAACCGCAGCAAAGGCAAAAAGGGAACCTgatgtggtttcag gcaaggaatccggaacgTCAAGCAGACACGCCAGAGGGGATACGCGTGGAAaaaggtgtgctttaaag TGGCGAAGTTCACTCGaccatcaaacgggtcaaataaaggTTTGGAATTGGGTTTGGCCTGTTaataaagtgatggttttcacgATGTAG
- the LOC110876361 gene encoding uncharacterized protein LOC110876361 — protein MSNVLKDGPWIIRSQPLFLDRWTPTTKLEKKEVKKVQIWVKIHEVPLAAYTEDGLSLIAITIGEPKMLDSFTTSMCMDSWGRTSYARALIEISADKEPREEITMAIPEPEGEGFIKETMYLEYEWNPYRCATCCVFGHSNEMCPKQPMKPAKAKQEVHKRNAQQNKPIKKMPIVDQEGYTEVYGKKAARKTGIPVNKQKSKFEYRPVGPKPKGGSNNASTSNTSKSNNPFDILNEVGEASGTTKRDSESGKRHVDSDEDEV, from the coding sequence ATGTCGAATGTACTTAAGGATGGGCCTTGGATAATCAGATCCCAACCACTGTTTCTTGATAGATGGACTCCAACTACTAAGCTCGAAAAGAAAGAGGTAAAGAAGGTACAAATTTGGGTCAAAATTCATGAAGTTCCTCTAGCAGCTTATACGGAGGATGGTCTTAGCTTGATTGCAATAACCATTGGGGAACCAAAGATGCTGGATTCGTTTACTACGTCTATGTGCATGGACTCATGGGGTCGTACCAGTTATGCAAGAGCGTTGATTGAGATCTCGGCTGATAAAGAGCCACGAGAAGAAATCACAATGGCAATTCCCGAACCGGAAGGGGAGGGTTTCATCAAAGAGACTATGTATCTGGAGTATGAGTGGAACCCGTATAGATGTGCCACATGTTGTGTGTTTGGTCACTCTAATGAGATGTGTCCGAAGCAACCAATGAAACCAGCTAAAGCTAAACAAGAGGTTCACAAGCGCAATGCTCAACAAAATAAACCAATAAAGAAGATGCCTATCGTTGATCAGGAGGGATACACTGAAGTGTATGGGAAGAAAGCTGCTAGAAAGACTGGAATTCCTGTAAACAAACAAAAGTCTAAGTTCGAATATCGTCCTGTGGGGCCAAAACCTAAGGGTGGCAGCAACAATGCTTCAACGTCAAACACTTCCAAGTCGAATAATCCGTTTGATATTCTTAATGAAGTGGGAGAGGCTTCGGGTACAACTAAGAGAGATTCGGAGTCGGGTAAGAGGCACGTGGATTCAGATGAAGATGAGGTTTAG
- the LOC110876362 gene encoding zinc finger MYM-type protein 1-like, translated as MTKTKSKKQALIGNFFKRKYEEINDNDSSPNVGNDIQANDDVDASPNVDNENIQANDDVDASPNVDNDNPTTSIPTTRGIIDLNDLPSDPHDRPPITSYHPNQIDDIRRSYLVKGAFQPRSHKFPVKDCYGKKRRFVVSWFNDCSWLEYSIKADKVYCLYCYLFKEDVGNQGGRDTWSSSSKGFCDWSKKGSLKEHVGNVDSHHLKAAQKCHNLMNQKKHMDENIKKLTKEEMIANYYRLLGSVMSARFCLENSLPFRGHDESEESNSQGMFLSVLNLISTNHPEIGKYTLGNAKKNNKLTSPKIQKEIIECFSKEVTKSICSEIKDDVFGLLVDESSDVSLKEQMAVVVRFVDKLGAVRESLIGIVHVKDTTSITLKEAIDDLLASNQLSVKQVRGQGYDGASNMRGEFNGLKALILKDNPSAHYIHCFAHQLQLVIVAVAKKHSGVKTFYEFLSMVVTTVSASCKRKDMLREEKKARVEKELLEGEIKTGKGLNQEVSLARPGDTRWGSHHRTIISLLRLFPEVVTVLQYVKEDGDCSQQRTNAKGILSYFKKLEFVFYMHLMGDILSYTNALSKHLQQKGKDLLEAANLINGTKRALNALRQNRFEPMLEKVTSFCKKYNITMLDMSESYGNPRNRKNVITNRHHFEVDIFNEVLDMQIQEFLMRF; from the exons ATGAcgaaaacaaaatccaaaaaacaaGCTTTAATTGGgaattttttcaaaagaaaatacGAAGAAATTAACGATAATGACTCAAGTCCGAATGTTGGTAATGATATCCAAGCAAATGATGACGTTGATGCAAGTCCGAATGTTGATAATGAGAATATCCAAGCAAATGACGACGTTGATGCAAGTCCGAATGTTGATAATGATAATCCTACAACTTCAATTCCAACAACACGAGGTATTATTGATTTGAATGATCTTCCTTCGGATCCACATGATAGGCCACCTATTACTAGTTATCACCCAAATCAAATAGATGACATAAGAAGGTCATATCTTGTTAAAGGGGCTTTTCAACCTCGTAGTCATAAGTTTCCCGTTAAAGACTGTTATGGAAAAAAAAGACGTTTTGTTGTTAGTTGGTTTAATGATTGTAGTTGGTTAGAGTATAGTATCAAAGCAGACAAAGTATATTGTTTATATTGTTACTTGTTTAAAGAAGATGTTGGTAATCAAGGCGGAAGAGATACATGGTCTTCTAGTTCTAaaggcttttgtgattggagtaAAAAGGGGTCATTAAAGGAACATGTCGGGAATGTTGATAGTCATCATTTAAAGGCGGCACAAAAATGTCATAATCTCATGAATCAAAAGAAACATATGGATGAGAATATAAAGAAGTTGACTAAAGAAGAAATGATTGCAAACTATTATCGATTACTTGGTTCCGTTATGAGTGCTAGATTTTGTTTAGAAAACTCTTTACCCTTTCGTGGCCATGATGAGTCGGAAGAATCTAATTCTCAAGGTATGTTTCTTTCGGTGTTAAACTTGATTAGTACTAACCACCCGGAAATTGGAAAGTACACATTAGGGAACGCAAAAAAGAACAATAAACTGACATCGCCAAAGATTCAAAAGGAGATTATTGAATGCTTTTCAAAGGAAGTAACAAAAAGCATTTGTTCAGAAATTAAAGATGATGTGTTTGGGTTGTTGGTAGATGAATCTAGTGATGTTTCTTTAAAGGAGCAAATGGCTGTAGTTGTTAGATTTGTTGATAAACTTGGGGCTGTTAGAGAGAGTTTAATCGGAATTGTTCATGTGAAAGACACGACTTCTATAACTCTTAAAGAAGCCATTGATGATTTATTAGCAAGCAACCAGTTAAGCGTAAAGCAA GTGAGAGGGCAAGGTTATGATGGTGCAAGCAACATGCGGGGAGAATTTAATGGATTAAAAGCGTTGATTTTGAAAGATAACCCGTCAGCACATTACATCCACTGTTTTGCTCATCAACTTCAGTTGGTTATTGTGGCTGTTGCAAAAAAACATAGCGGTGTCAAAACTTTCTATGAGTTCCTTTCCATGGTTGTCACTACGGTTTCAGCTTCTTGCAAACGAAAAGATATGTTAAGGGAGGAAAAAAAGGCTAGAGTGGAAAAAGAATTACTTGAAGGTGAAATTAAAACGGGTAAAGGATTAAACCAAGAGGTTTCCCTAGCACGACCCGGTGATACGCGATGGGGTTCACATCATAGAACCATCATCAGTTTGCTTAGATTGTTTCCGGAAGTTGTGACCGTACTCCAATATGTTAAAGAAGATGGAGATTGCAGTCAACAACGAACAAATGCAAAAGGTATTCTATCGTATTTTAAAAAACTCGAGTTTGTTTTTTATATGCATTTGATGGGAGATATATTAAGTTACACAAATGCTCTTTCAAAACACCTTCAACAAAAAGGTAAAGATTTATTAGAAGCGGCCAACTTGATAAATGGTACAAAACGAGCATTAAATGCTTTAAGACAAAATAGGTTTGAGCCGATGTTGGAAAAAGTGACTTCCTTTTGTAAAAAATATAACATTACAATGTTGGACATGTCGGAAAGTTATGGTAACCCAAGAAACCGAAAGAATGTCATTACAAATCGACATCATTTTGAGGTTGACATTTTTAATGAGGTTTTAGACATGCAAATTCAAGAATTTTTAATGAGGTTTTAG
- the LOC110878695 gene encoding P-loop NTPase domain-containing protein LPA1 homolog 2, producing the protein MEVVKLLYIVVEDDQHVAFRYTRHVLHNTLQLMGCKPRHAFKISQRVFEIMRAECLGETLAAMGVIKAGKENNQLDEEGGSIPFESYKRRTTVVVKRRRFIDVVCDALAEYKYVGPKQRDDLVLACRIRERKGSVTVLLCGTSGCGKSTLSALLASRLGITTVVSTDSIRHMMRSFVDEKQNPLLWSSTYHAGEHLDLVAVSEAKAKRKAKKFKNGSFDASTSLPHEGLTTVDLISPKQMAVEGFKAQSEMVIDSLDRLITAWEERKESVVVEGVHLSLNFVMGLMKKHPSIIPFMIYIANEDKHMERFAVRAKYMTLDPAKNKYVKYIKNIRTIQEYLCNRADKHLVPKVNNTNVDRSVAAIHATVFSCLRRRETGEQLYDPATNTVCLVDEEFRNQCVADSLSSKGMFQLIQRQGSSRNLMALLNDDGSVAKAWPVHSVDADGKPIVGNPDYGPLQIGKAEPVNLQFGNFGISAWPTDLGCTSQASSVVDEPRGELTDNGSRYHSSCCSSPKASDGPSKELKEEQSVYESDEEGDDNLEVDSDEDLSDNAKEHMHEEMEGSVDDESTKSDEEYDDLAMQDIQEKGYFTDDEFDEKRNLASPKNTNHHGDTYSRNLDRFLRAKREPNPDLVHDNPSVIKEKRLVTSGNLKVKRRSHSISCFGKGGPLSPTLLRVATTLSIDHP; encoded by the exons ATGGAGGTGGTGAAATTGTTGTACATAGTCGTTGAGGACGATCAACATGTCGCGTTTAGGTACACGCGGCATGTTCTTCACAACACTTTGCAGTTGATGGGTTGCAAACCTCGTCACGCCTTCAAG ATTAGTCAAAGGGTTTTTGAGATCATGAGAGCAGAATGCTTAGGGGAAACTTTAGCTGCAATGGGTGTAATCAAAGCTGGAAAAGAGAATAATCAGTTAGATGAGGAAGGAGGAAGCATACCTTTTGAATCATACAAAAGACGAACCACGGTTGTCGTTAAACGGAGAAGATTCATAGATGTTGTTTGTGATGCTCTGGCTGAATACAAGTATGTTGGTCCTAAGCAGAGGGATGATTTGGTTTTAGCCTGCAG AATTAGAGAACGGAAGGGATCCGTGACAGTGCTGCTTTGCGGTACCAGTGGATGCGGTAAATCAACATTATCCGCTTTGCTG GCTAGCAGATTAGGGATCACAACAGTTGTATCCACAGACTCCATTAGACACATGATGCGTAGTTTCGTCGACGAGAAACAAAATCCCCTACTCTGGTCTTCCACTTACCACGCAGGCGAGCATCTAGATCTAGTAGCCGTTTCCGAAGCCAAAGCCAAACGAAAAGCAAAGAAATTCAAGAATGGTTCGTTTGATGCTTCAACGTCACTACCCCACGAGGGCTTGACCACCGTTGACCTGATTAGCCCTAAGCAAATGGCGGTCGAGGGCTTCAAGGCACAAAGCGAAATGGTCATCGATAGTCTTGATCGTCTCATAACCGCATGGGAAGAACGAAAAGAATCAGTCGTCGTGGAGGGTGTTCACTTGAGCCTAAATTTTGTG ATGGGATTAATGAAGAAACATCCATCAATCATACCATTCATGATATACATCGCGAACGAGGACAAACACATGGAAAGATTTGCGGTTCGTGCAAAGTACATGACGTTAGATCCCGCTAAAAACAAATACGTAAAGTACATAAAAAACATCCGAACAATCCAAGAGTACCTTTGCAACCGAGCAGACAAACATCTAGTCCCAAAAGTAAATAACACAAACGTCGATAGGAGTGTTGCTGCAATACACGCCACGGTTTTCAGCTGTTTAAGAAGACGCGAGACTGGCGAGCAACTTTACGATCCCGCAACTAACACGGTTTGTCTAGTCGATGAAGAGTTTAGAAATCAATGTGTGGCGGATTCGTTAAGCTCCAAGGGAATGTTTCAACTGATTCAACGACAAGGTTCTTCGAGGAATTTAATGGCGCTTTTGAATGATGATGGGTCGGTTGCAAAAGCGTGGCCGGTGCATTCTGTAGACGCTGATGGGAAACCGATTGTTGGGAATCCGGATTATGGACCGTTGCAGATTGGAAAAGCCGAACCGGTTAACCTCCAATTTGGTAACTTTGGAATTAGTGCTTGGCCGACTGACCTCGGGTGCACTAGCCAGGCTAGTAGCGTTGTCGATGAGCCACGAGGCGAGCTTACTGATAATGGTAGTCGGTATCATTCGTCGTGTTGTAGTTCACCTAAGGCTTCTGATGGACCTTCTAAAGAg TTGAAGGAGGAGCAATCGGTGTACGAAAGCGATGAAGAGGGAGATGATAATCTTGAGGTGGATAGCGATGAGGATCTTAGTGATAACGCCAAAGAGCATATGCATGAAGAG ATGGAAGGTTCGGTGGATGATGAGTCGACAAAATCCGATGAGGAATACGATGATCTTGCAATGCAGGATATTCAAGAAAAGGGTTACTTCACCGATGACGAATTCGACGAAAAGCGTAATCTTGCTTCCCCGAAGAATACTAACCACCATGGCGACACGTACAGTCGAAATCTAGACCGTTTCTTAAGAGCTAAACGCGAGCCAAACCCAGACCTGGTGCACGACAACCCGAGTGTCATCAAAGAGAAGCGACTCGTGACATCTGGAAACCTTAAAGTCAAAAGACGGTCTCATAGCATTTCATGTTTCGGCAAAGGCGGGCCACTGAGCCCGACCCTTTTGAGGGTCGCTACTACATTATCGATCGATCATCCTTAA
- the LOC110878696 gene encoding pentatricopeptide repeat-containing protein At2g28050, which yields MSIQTILQDLKTLKKITTQPHRILAETIISATTTTTTTTLPTVLSTLTPHTVKLILTDPHIKTPKCLSLFTIITQNPSLIPFNIHIEHYATLICRLIQSKRFQEAKNLVNSLANDQNLRYYVPVPVDVPVDVPVDQCFNSRIVSKLFNLMFKVYSDVQKFDAGLETLEYMRNNGIVISESMCLVYLIGLMRSGRFGLCLAVLDRMMDSGVNVSVYTLTVVVDGLCKNGEIRSARELVERGMRKGVGPNVVTFNTLVDACCKRWEFEELEVVLELMAKGGVERNSDTYKFLIDGFLNGGKVADAERVIAEMCDKGLNAEIHLWNAVVVKYCKLGKMECAFKVFDNMVARSVVPNAETYRVLVSGICGIGEMGAAKELAEKLQRKGIDLGCDVFDDLVNGCCKKGEFDDAVGLLKAMEKKGLFGDVRLYNMVIAGLCESNRTEEAIRLLSFVVKCGANPEFFANLVNDLN from the coding sequence ATGTCAATCCAAACAATTCTCCAAGACCTCAAAACACTAAAAAAAATCACCACCCAACCCCACCGTATCCTCGCCGAAACCATCATCTccgccaccacaaccaccaccaccaccaccctcccCACCGTCCTCTCCACTCTCACTCCCCACACAGTCAAACTTATCCTCACAGACCCACATATAAAAACCCCCAAATGCTTATCATTATTCACCATCATCACCCAAAACCCATCACTAATCCCCTTCAACATCCACATTGAACACTACGCAACACTTATTTGCAGGTTAATCCAGTCAAAAAGATTCCAAGAAGCCAAGAATCTTGTAAATTCATTAGCAAATGACCAAAACCTCAGGTACTATGTTCCTGTTCCTGTAGATGTTCCTGTTGATGTTCCTGTGGATCAATGTTTCAATTCAAGAATTGTTTCAAAGTTGTTTAATTTAATGTTTAAAGTTTACTCGGATGTTCAAAAATTCGATGCGGGTTTAGAGACTTTAGAATACATGAGAAATAATGGGATTGTGATTAGTGAAAGTATGTGTTTAGTTTACTTAATTGGGCTTATGAGAAGCGGGCGATTCGGGTTGTGTTTAGCGGttttggatcgaatgatggatTCGGGTGTGAATGTTTCGGTTTATACTTTGACTGTTGTGGTGGATGGGTTGTGTAAGAATGGGGAGATTAGAAGCGCTAGAGAATTGGTCGAACGGGGTATGCGTAAGGGTGTTGGACCGAATGTGGTTACGTTTAATACGTTGGTTGACGCGTGTTGTAAACGATGGGAGTTTGAAGAGTTGGAGGTGGTGTTGGAGTTGATGGCGAAAGGAGGGGTGGAGCGTAATTCGGATACGTATAAGTTTTTGATCGACGGGTTTTTGAACGGTGGGAAGGTTGCGGACGCGGAGAGGGTGATCGCGGAGATGTGCGATAAGGGTTTGAATGCGGAAATTCATTTGTGGAACGCGGTTGTTGTTAAGTATTGTAAGTTGGGGAAGATGGAGTGTGCGTTTAAAGTTTTCGATAACATGGTTGCGAGAAGCGTTGTACCGAATGCGGAAACGTATCGTGTTTTGGTTAGTGGGATTTGCGGGATTGGGGAGATGGGGGCCGCGAAGGAGTTGGCGGAGAAGTTGCAACGGAAAGGTATTGATTTGGGTTGTGACGTTTTCGATGATTTGGTTAACGGGTGTTGTAAAAAGGGCGAGTTTGACGATGCGGTTGGATTGCTTAAAGCAATGGAGAAGAAAGGATTGTTTGGTGATGTGCGTTTGTATAACATGGTTATCGCGGGTTTATGTGAATCGAATCGCACGGAAGAAGCGATTAGACTTTTAAGCTTTGTGGTTAAATGCGGCGCTAACCCTGAATTTTTCGCTAATCTAGTAAACGATCTAAACTAA